From the genome of Peptostreptococcaceae bacterium, one region includes:
- a CDS encoding P1 family peptidase, with amino-acid sequence MEKRAREYGIRFGKYKTGRHNSITDVSGVKVGHDTIIEGEMGGKIARTGVTVILPNKDIYNNKVFAGGYIINGAGEMSGMNQINEWGIMETPIALTSSMNVGIVHDGLVDYLYRKLPEIRETRNVILPVVAECNDGILNDPYYRHVRQENVKAAIERASGGRIDEGSVGGGTGMVCCSYKAGIGTSSRKLPWNYRLGVLVMSNFGNKKDLVIDGIPVGRFLKEGGTKEHIEGSIIVVIATDAPLLPHQLIRLSKRAAFGIGKSGSFAENGSGEIVLAFSTAKTVDDYKPSATSPARENHVRNIQMLKNEALNPLFEAVVEAVEEAIVNALFASHDMIGRKGLVKAIEIEEVLKIMDRFNYFKMV; translated from the coding sequence ATGGAAAAGAGAGCGAGAGAGTATGGAATTCGTTTCGGAAAATACAAAACAGGTCGGCACAATTCCATTACCGATGTTTCGGGCGTGAAAGTAGGCCATGATACAATAATTGAAGGGGAAATGGGTGGCAAGATTGCCAGAACCGGGGTTACTGTAATTTTGCCGAATAAGGACATTTATAACAACAAGGTTTTTGCAGGAGGATATATAATAAACGGTGCAGGAGAAATGTCCGGAATGAACCAAATTAACGAATGGGGAATAATGGAGACCCCCATAGCCCTCACATCATCAATGAATGTAGGGATTGTCCATGACGGATTGGTGGACTATCTATATAGGAAGTTGCCGGAGATTAGAGAAACAAGAAATGTTATTTTGCCGGTGGTAGCCGAATGCAACGATGGCATACTGAATGATCCGTACTACAGGCATGTGAGACAGGAAAATGTAAAGGCCGCAATCGAACGTGCAAGCGGAGGCAGAATCGATGAGGGTTCCGTCGGGGGAGGAACAGGTATGGTCTGCTGTTCATACAAGGCGGGCATAGGAACATCCTCGCGGAAGCTTCCATGGAATTACCGCCTTGGAGTTCTCGTCATGAGCAATTTTGGAAACAAAAAAGACCTTGTAATAGATGGAATTCCAGTAGGGAGGTTTCTTAAGGAAGGAGGAACAAAGGAGCATATTGAGGGGTCGATAATCGTTGTTATCGCTACTGATGCACCCTTGCTTCCACATCAATTGATCAGGCTTTCAAAACGCGCCGCCTTCGGCATAGGAAAGAGCGGATCCTTTGCGGAAAACGGCAGTGGAGAAATTGTGTTGGCTTTTTCCACTGCAAAAACAGTCGATGACTACAAGCCTTCGGCTACTTCACCAGCAAGAGAAAACCATGTTAGAAATATTCAGATGCTTAAGAACGAGGCTTTAAATCCTCTTTTCGAGGCAGTCGTGGAGGCTGTAGAGGAGGCCATTGTAAATGCTCTTTTTGCTTCCCATGACATGATAGGACGCAAGGGCTTAGTAAAAGCCATCGAGATAGAAGAGGTTTTGAAGATTATGGACAGATTCAACTATTTTAAGATGGTATAG